The following is a genomic window from Candidatus Vondammii sp. HM_W22.
AGCTGCGGCCATCCTCAGGATAGTCTGTATTGCCGTGCGGTTGTAATAGCGCCCGTCACCACCCAGCACCAGGATGCCACCCTTAAGGCTTTGTTGGGTATCGAAAATCGACTGGACAAAATTCTCCAGATAATTGGGAGTCTGAAAAACCGCCACTTTTTTGCGTAGCCCGGAGGTTCCCGGGCGTTGGTCATTGAAAGGATAGCTATCGATTTTGCTTACGTTCATATTAAATGCCAGTGATGTTTATGCCTTGAATATCCCTTCATGAGCCCCAAACTTACGAAACTGATAGAATTTACCAGTTCAATTTCCACTTAGCCAGTTCAGGAGACAAAGATATTATGACTGTTGATGCACACAAGGAGACGATGGAGTTTCAAGCTGAAGTCAGCCAGGTTCTGAATCTGGTAATTCGCTCTCTATACAGTAATAAGGAGATCTTCCTGCGTGAATTGATCTCGAATGCATCGGATGCTGCTGAAAAATTGCGTTTTGAGGCGTTGACGGATGATGCGCTGTACGAGAATGAGCCCAACCTCAGGATCAGAGTCTCTTTCGACAAAGAGCGTAAAACAGTCACTATCTCCGATAATGGTATCGGCATGAGCCGCCAGGAAGTCACCGAGACCATCGGTACGATTGCCAGTTCGGGAACCCGTAAATTTCTTGAGGCGATGAACAGCGATCAAAATCAGGACAATCAGCTTATTGGCCAGTTCGGGGTAGGTTTTTACTCCGCTTTTATCGTCGCGGACAAGGTGACGTTGACTACCCGCCGTGCCGGTCTGAGTAGTGAGCATGGGGTGATGTGGGTCTCTGGCGGTGAAGGCTCCTATATCATCGAAACTATCGAGAAGGCAGAACGTGGTACTGATATTACTCTCCATCTCAAAGAGGACGAGAGCGAATTTCTTGAAGGTTTTCGCCTGCGAAACGTCATCAGCAAATTTTCAGATCACATCTCCATCCCGATCGAAATGCTGGAGGAGCAGCTTGAGCAGGATGATGACAAAGAGAAGAAAGCACCCGAGTGGGAGCAGGTCAATAAAGGCGTGGCTCTCTGGATGCGGAACAAGTCAGAGATCAAGGATGAGGAGTACAACGATTTCTATAAGCATATAGGTCACGATTTTGAAGATCCTCTGGCCCATGTCCATAACCGGGTGGAAGGAACCAATGAGTATACCTCTCTGCTCTATATTCCCGGCCGCGCCCCTTTTGATCTTTGGGATCGGGATCAGAAGCATGGTGTGAAACTCTATGTCCGCCGGGTATTCATTATGGACGAGGCGGACAAGCTGATTCCGCACTACCTGCGCTTTGTAAAGGGTATAGTCGATTCTGATGACCTGCCGTTGAATGTTTCGCGTGAGATTCTTCAGCACGATAAGAAAATCGATAGTATTCGCACAGCCAGCGTGAAGCGTATTCTCTCTCTGCTGGAAAAAATGGCGAAAAACGATGTCGAACAGTACCAAAAATTCTGGAATGAATTCGGCAAGGTGATGAAAGAAGGGCCGGCAGAAGATAGTGTGAATAAGGAAAAAATCGCCGGACTGCTCCGGTTTTCAACGACCAAATCAGAGGGCAAGGAGGAGACGGTCTCCCTGGATGACTATATTGAGCGGATGCAGGAGAAGCAGGAGAAGATCTACTTCATTACTGCCGACAGTCATGCTGCAGCCGAGCACAGTCCTCATCTGGAAATATTCAAACAGAAAGATGTTGAGGTCCTATTGTTGTGTGATCGGGTTGATGAATGGCTAATATCCCATTTCATTGATTACAAAGGAAAACATCTGCAATCAGTGGCCAAAGGCCAGCTTGACCTGGATGAACTGGATGATACTGAGTCCAGGGAGCAGCAGGAGAAAGAGGCTGAAGAGCATAAGGGTTTGGTCGAGCGTGTCGGCAAGGTGCTGGAAGGGCAGGTGAAAGAGGTGCGAATCAGTCATCGTCTGACCGATTCTCCGGCTTGTCTGGTGGTAGGCGACTACGATATGAGTGCTAATCTGCAGCGGGTGCTGCAACAGATGGGTCAGGATGCACCGAAGAGTGAACCGATACTGGAGCTCAACCCCACTCATCCTCTGGTAGAGAAGATGGACCAGGAGCCGGATGAGGATCTGTTTGCAGATCTGGCGAGAGTTCTGTTGGATCAGGCGACCCTTGCCGAGGGTGGCCAGTTGGAGGATCCAGCAACCTTCGTTCGCCGGCTTAACAAGCTGATAATCAGTCTCTCTGACTGACAAAGAACAGTTGGAATCGTCAGGGTAGCTAGGTTGTCAGTAACTTGTGTTGATAGCTTAGCGTCTGATGATTGGCGAAATTCGTTGTAAATCCTGGTGAGATTGTTTGATGAACGAGATTCATCATAAACTCTATGTATTTATCTATTTAGACACTCGAATAGCAGTCGCAAGGCGGCTGTGGCAGACTCGGCCGATCCCAAGTGACAATAACAGACGAGGAGCACTCAAATGCGCGTAATTCTGCTCGGCGGCCCTGGCGCCGGTAAAGGCACCCAAGCCAACCAAATTAAAGAAAAATACAACATCCCACAGATCTCAACGGGTGATATGTTGCGTGCCCACGTTAAAGCAGGCAGTGAGCTTGGTGTTGCCGCAAAAAAGATCATGGACGAGGGTGGCCTGGTCTCTGATGACATCATCATGGGCATGGTGAAAGTGCGCATTACTGAGGATGACTGCAAGAACGGCTTCCTGTTTGATGGTTTTCCACGGACTATCCCCCAGGCAGAAGCTCTGAAAGAGGCGGGTGTTGAGGTTGATGCCGTCGTTGAGATCGATGTTCCTGATGAAGAGATTATCAGCCGTATGGGCGGCCGCCGGGTTCACATGGCATCGGGCCGTACTTACCACGTCACCTTCAATCCCCCCAAAGAGGAAGGCAGGGATGATGTTACCGGCGAACCGCTGATCCAGCGTGATGATGATCAGGAAGAGACTGTTAAGGCTCGTCTCAATGTCTACCATGATCAGACAGAACCGCTGGTCGATTTCTACTCTAAACTGGCTGAAACTGGTGCGCTTAAATACCATAATATTCCAGGTGTTGGCGGTGTGAGCCAGATCACTGAGAGCATATTTAATGCCTTAGGCTGATTGTTTTACTCAAGTAAATACAGTAAAAACCGGCCATTTTTCCGGTTTTTTATTGCCTGAAAACGAGATGTTAATTCATTAGAAAACTCTGATAATGTCGTTCGATATTATGTTGTTTCTGACAGAGGATCTGGCGTGGCCGTAATTGAACTGACCCAAGAAGTGTTTGAAAATACCATCTCCGGTAGCGATTTTGTTATTGTAGATTTTTGGGCTCCTTGGTGTGGACCTTGTCGCTCCTTTGCGCCGACCTATGAAAGTGTTTCGGATGATCATCCTAATATCGTGTTTGCAAAAGTGAATACGGAAGATGAGCAGGATATTGCCATGCATTTCCAGATACGCTCGATTCCAACGCTGATGATATTCAGGGAAAAAGTGATTATTTTCAGTCAGGCGGGTGCTCTGCCTGAGAGTGGATTTCGCGACCTGATAGAAAAGGCCAGTGGACTCGATATGGCAGAAGTCCATCGCCAGATTGTGGAAGAATCAGGCAGCGTCTGATTTAATATTTGTGGAGCCTCTGATTAATTCTGGATCGGATGGATGACGAGTTGACGTTTTCCGGATCAAGGCGGAAATTGCCGGTAATAGTTGGCTATTGTTAAAATTTTTAGCGCAGAGCCGGGAGATTTTAGCCGTCAGACACCGATTCATGAATTGATCAGAGGCTCCTTAAGTCACAGGCTGATCTGTTTCAGGTTCCATTCCAGATTGATCAACTGCTCAACAACACAAGCCAAGCGCCACTCATTGATATGAGTCCTAACCTTGCTGATGGCGTTTATTAGTCAATGCTGGGCCCTGCTTAGGACGATAGCCCCTAAGGCCCGTATTGCGCCTGATCTCACGACTAAGGGTTGATTTGTGACGTCCCAATGGGTAGATGGTTAAAAGATAAGCTGTCCTCATCATAGTCATTTTTCTGGAATTACCCAGTTTATGAATAATAGAATTAGGGCAACTCTGATTAATTCGAGAAATCGTATACCATCATCCTATTGATCACCAGTGTCAGGAAAATGATGAAACAGCAAAGCTTTAGAAGCCACGGGTTTTGAGAAATACCAAAAAAAGATCCGTAAGGAGTCGTTTCTCGATGAGATGGAGCAAATCATACCCTGGAAAGAACTTTGCGAAGTCATAGCACCCCATTACCCAAATCCGAAAGAGGCCGCAGAAAGCCCATTGGGCTAGAGCGCATGCTACGCATCCACTTTCTGCAGCACTGGTTTGAGCTCTCTGACCCTGCAGCAGAAGAAGCACTCTATGATTCCCCGCCATGCGTAAGTTCGCCAGTATTGATCTGAGTAATGAACCCGCACCGGATGAGACAACTATCTGCAATTTTCGCCATCTAATGGAAAGAAATAACCTGGGGGATGAGCTATTCCGCCTAGCCAATGTTCACTTGGCTGAGAATGGTATGAAGCTCAACCGGGGAACCCTTGTTGATGCCACGATCATCAATGCGCCGAGTTCAACGAAGAACAAAGAAAAAAGCCGTGATCCTGATATGCATCAAACTCGTAAAGGTAACCAATGGTACTTTGGCATGAAGGCCCATATTGTCGTGGGCAGTAAAACCAAACTGATCCACTCAACCGCGGTGACACCGGCCAATGTCCATGAATCGCAGGTACTGACCTAGTGCATGGGAACGAAACATACGTATGGGGAGATTCTGCTTATGCCGGACAGAAAGACAAGCTGACAGAGCATGCACCAAAGGCCAAAGATTTTACTCAGAAAGAAGCCTGTCGTAATCGACCATTAACGGCACAAGAGCAATCGGCGAATCGATACAAATCCAAAACACGCGCCAGAGCAGAGCATGTGTTTGGTGTAATGAAGCGGCAGTTTGGTTTTGCTAAGGTTCTCTATCGCGGGCTGGAGAAAAATGCCCATTGTGTATTTACCAAGTGCGCCTTGATTAACCTGATACTGGCTAAGGGGCATTTATTAGCCATTAAGTAGGCAAGTTTCGCCTGATAATCCCAGAATGGCCAAAAGTGAGATTGACCTTCCCCCCATCTTAATACCAAGACTTGGATGAGATAATTCATTCTAAGCGGCCCTATTCACAAAGGCCACAGGTGACAAATAATTTAATGCGCTATGAGGCCGCACGTGATTGTAGTGCTCTCGCCATTGATCAATTTCATGTCTAGCGTCATCAATGGACCTGAACCAATGCTGATTTAAGCATTCATTTCTGAATTTACCGTTTAAGCTTTCTACAAACGCATTCTGAGTAGGCTTACCTGGCTGAATAAAACCTAGCTTAACGCCACTTTCTTTTTGCCAGTAGAACATCGCCTTGCTAGTAAACTCAGTACCGTTGTCGCAGATTATTTGATCCGGAGCGCTCCTTAGCTCAATCAGCTGAGTTAAAAAACGAGCGACCTGGTGACCA
Proteins encoded in this region:
- the htpG gene encoding molecular chaperone HtpG, coding for MTVDAHKETMEFQAEVSQVLNLVIRSLYSNKEIFLRELISNASDAAEKLRFEALTDDALYENEPNLRIRVSFDKERKTVTISDNGIGMSRQEVTETIGTIASSGTRKFLEAMNSDQNQDNQLIGQFGVGFYSAFIVADKVTLTTRRAGLSSEHGVMWVSGGEGSYIIETIEKAERGTDITLHLKEDESEFLEGFRLRNVISKFSDHISIPIEMLEEQLEQDDDKEKKAPEWEQVNKGVALWMRNKSEIKDEEYNDFYKHIGHDFEDPLAHVHNRVEGTNEYTSLLYIPGRAPFDLWDRDQKHGVKLYVRRVFIMDEADKLIPHYLRFVKGIVDSDDLPLNVSREILQHDKKIDSIRTASVKRILSLLEKMAKNDVEQYQKFWNEFGKVMKEGPAEDSVNKEKIAGLLRFSTTKSEGKEETVSLDDYIERMQEKQEKIYFITADSHAAAEHSPHLEIFKQKDVEVLLLCDRVDEWLISHFIDYKGKHLQSVAKGQLDLDELDDTESREQQEKEAEEHKGLVERVGKVLEGQVKEVRISHRLTDSPACLVVGDYDMSANLQRVLQQMGQDAPKSEPILELNPTHPLVEKMDQEPDEDLFADLARVLLDQATLAEGGQLEDPATFVRRLNKLIISLSD
- the adk gene encoding adenylate kinase, producing the protein MRVILLGGPGAGKGTQANQIKEKYNIPQISTGDMLRAHVKAGSELGVAAKKIMDEGGLVSDDIIMGMVKVRITEDDCKNGFLFDGFPRTIPQAEALKEAGVEVDAVVEIDVPDEEIISRMGGRRVHMASGRTYHVTFNPPKEEGRDDVTGEPLIQRDDDQEETVKARLNVYHDQTEPLVDFYSKLAETGALKYHNIPGVGGVSQITESIFNALG
- the trxA gene encoding thioredoxin; translated protein: MAVIELTQEVFENTISGSDFVIVDFWAPWCGPCRSFAPTYESVSDDHPNIVFAKVNTEDEQDIAMHFQIRSIPTLMIFREKVIIFSQAGALPESGFRDLIEKASGLDMAEVHRQIVEESGSV